In Vicingus serpentipes, the following are encoded in one genomic region:
- a CDS encoding YwbE family protein: MEGTCRKNISIGIEVEVVQKHHQRTGELTFGFVKRILTKSPNHPHGIKVQLDDGTVGRVKNILTEDE, encoded by the coding sequence ATGGAAGGGACTTGTAGAAAAAATATATCAATAGGCATCGAAGTTGAAGTTGTACAAAAACACCATCAGCGAACAGGTGAATTAACCTTTGGCTTTGTTAAACGAATTTTAACTAAATCACCCAACCATCCACATGGCATAAAGGTTCAATTAGATGATGGCACAGTTGGTCGTGTGAAAA